In Firmicutes bacterium ASF500, a single genomic region encodes these proteins:
- the carA_2 gene encoding Carbamoyl-phosphate synthase small chain: MKATLILANGSIFSGTSIGSTETRVCEMVFNTSMAGYQEILTDPSYAGQGVVMSYPLIGNYGVNSEDNESRRPWVEALVVRHLSPRGSNFRCEGDLGSYLKEHNITGIQGVDTRALTKILRSQGSMNGMLTCAEHFNIAQVLEQLKAYQVKDTVPLVTRSEPEVFSACGEERFHVAMMDYGVKQHMIECLRRRGCKVTALPASTPAGAVLSGGYDGVMLSNGPGDPAENTAIIEELKKLYHSDIPLFGVCLGHQLLALATGAKTGKLAYGHRGGNHPVRDLEKGRVFITSQNHGYMVLADSVDPAVAEVSHVNVNDGTCEGLRYKRPNCFTTQFHPEANAGPRDTEYLFNRFIDNMAAKKGGAK; the protein is encoded by the coding sequence GTGAAAGCAACCTTGATTTTAGCCAACGGAAGCATCTTCTCTGGCACCAGCATCGGCTCCACCGAGACGCGGGTGTGCGAGATGGTGTTCAACACCTCCATGGCCGGCTACCAGGAGATTCTGACCGACCCCTCCTACGCCGGACAGGGCGTGGTCATGTCCTACCCCCTCATCGGCAACTACGGCGTCAACAGCGAGGACAACGAGTCCCGCCGGCCCTGGGTGGAGGCCCTCGTCGTCCGGCACCTGTCCCCCCGGGGGAGCAATTTCCGCTGCGAGGGCGACCTGGGCAGCTATTTGAAGGAACACAATATCACCGGCATCCAGGGTGTGGACACCCGGGCGCTGACCAAAATACTCCGCAGTCAGGGGAGCATGAACGGAATGCTCACCTGCGCGGAGCATTTTAATATCGCCCAGGTGCTTGAACAGCTGAAAGCCTATCAGGTGAAGGACACCGTCCCTCTGGTCACCCGGAGCGAGCCGGAGGTCTTTTCCGCCTGCGGCGAGGAGCGGTTCCATGTGGCTATGATGGACTACGGCGTGAAGCAGCACATGATCGAGTGTCTGCGCAGGCGGGGCTGCAAGGTGACCGCCCTGCCCGCCTCCACCCCCGCCGGGGCGGTGCTGTCCGGGGGCTACGACGGCGTGATGCTCTCCAACGGCCCCGGCGACCCGGCGGAGAATACCGCCATCATCGAGGAGTTGAAAAAGCTCTACCACAGTGACATCCCCCTCTTCGGCGTCTGCCTGGGCCACCAGCTGCTGGCGCTGGCTACCGGAGCCAAAACCGGCAAGCTGGCCTACGGCCACCGGGGGGGCAACCACCCCGTCCGGGACCTGGAGAAGGGCCGGGTGTTCATCACCAGCCAGAACCACGGCTATATGGTGCTGGCCGACTCCGTAGACCCGGCGGTGGCTGAGGTGAGCCACGTCAACGTGAACGACGGCACCTGCGAGGGCCTGCGGTACAAGCGGCCCAACTGTTTCACCACCCAGTTCCACCCAGAAGCCAACGCCGGCCCTAGGGACACAGAATATCTGTTCAACCGCTTTATTGACAATATGGCCGCCAAAAAGGGAGGTGCCAAATAA